The genomic DNA TTTTGTGACGCCGAAGGCTCGTTCGAGCACTCCGGCGGTGTCGGCTTTCCGGGATTGGCTGTTGGCGGAAGTCAAAAGCGAAAATAGCCGCTCAGGCGATTGATTGGCCGATTGAACGGCTGGCGATCTCGTATGAATGCAGGCGCTTCTTGTGATCATGTATCATGCCGGTCAACATCAGTTCATCGGCGCCGGTGCTTTCTGCAAAGGCCTTGATGCCTTTCGCTACCGTGTCCGGTCCACCGACCACACGGCATGACAGCATCTGACGAACAAGCGCCTGCGCTGCCGGATCAAGCTGGTCCGCATAGCCTTCGACCGGTGCAGGAAGCTTGCCGGGGCGACCGCTGCGCAGGTTGACGAAAGCCTGCAGTTGCGACGTGAAAAGATGGTTCGCCTCTTCGTCCGTGTCGGCTGCGATCACGTTGAGGCCCAGCATCACATAAGGCTTCTGCATATATTCCGATGGCTCAAACCGCTCGCGATATAGAGCGATGGCGCGCTCCATTTCGGCAGGCGCGAAGTGCGAGGCAAATGCGTAAGGCAGCCCCAGCATCGCGGCAAGCTGCGCGCCGAACAGGCTGGAACCGAGAATCCAGACAGGCACATTCAACCCCTCGCCCGGCACTGCGCGCACGCGCTGGCCCGGTTCGGCAGGTTTGAAATAGTTGAGCAACTCGACCACATCCTGCGGAAACGCATTGGCGTCACTGTCGAGATTACGACGAAGCGCATGAGCGGTGATCTGGTCAGTGCCCGGAGCGCGCCCAAGACCGAGAT from Brucella anthropi ATCC 49188 includes the following:
- a CDS encoding LLM class flavin-dependent oxidoreductase, translating into MIPLSVLDLSPVPEGSDAAQSLHNTLELAQHAERLGFHRYWLAEHHNMPGIASAATSVVIGYVANGTSTIRVGAGGVMLPNHAPLVIAEQFGTLASLFPGRIDLGLGRAPGTDQITAHALRRNLDSDANAFPQDVVELLNYFKPAEPGQRVRAVPGEGLNVPVWILGSSLFGAQLAAMLGLPYAFASHFAPAEMERAIALYRERFEPSEYMQKPYVMLGLNVIAADTDEEANHLFTSQLQAFVNLRSGRPGKLPAPVEGYADQLDPAAQALVRQMLSCRVVGGPDTVAKGIKAFAESTGADELMLTGMIHDHKKRLHSYEIASRSIGQSIA